The Gloeomargarita lithophora Alchichica-D10 genomic sequence GATGCCACTACCATCACCAATCAACCGCCAGTCCTGACGTTCGGCTGGGGAGCCGTGTAATAGACGGGGATACCATGCTAAAGGTACAGAAATCGTGCGCCCATCCGATAAATCAACAGACAAAGTATCGGCGGTCATTTCAATCCCTTGAATTTTGGCTAATTCCAGCAAATTAATGGTTAAAGAAGTCATGCCAACCCTCTAGTAAATGCTCTTGATGTGCTTCAACCAATTTTTGAAGACGATTGATCTCCACACGACTAAAGCCTTTATTGGATTGTAGCCGCACAGGGGTAAGCCAAAACTTAGCTTGAGCCTGATCCCGCTCTACATGAGTATGGGGCGGCTCATCTCGATCTCCCGCATAACAGAAAAAACGATATGAACCGAGCCTTAGCAATGTAGGC encodes the following:
- a CDS encoding DUF4160 domain-containing protein — protein: MPTLLRLGSYRFFCYAGDRDEPPHTHVERDQAQAKFWLTPVRLQSNKGFSRVEINRLQKLVEAHQEHLLEGWHDFFNH
- a CDS encoding DUF2442 domain-containing protein, with the translated sequence MTSLTINLLELAKIQGIEMTADTLSVDLSDGRTISVPLAWYPRLLHGSPAERQDWRLIGDGSGIHWHQLDEDISVMNIMLGQPSGESQQSLQRWLNQR